The sequence TTATGATGCTATAACAATCTTTCACTCTATTCaaataataaaagtttaaataaCAGTGTTGGTCTACTGTTTATAGGCTGCTCACCTCCCATAGCGTGCAGCCCAATGAAGAGCGCTCCATCCGTTACTATCACGAAAATCCACACTGACACCAAGACCAAGAAGTGGATGGAGTGCCCACTCGAATCCAAGGCCTGCAACCATATGAATAATGCCTTGTTCTTGCTTTGACAAAGAACAAGATGTTTGATCTTCATCTTGTGATCTCGAAGACAGCCACGCATCCAGTTTATCTTTAAGCAGTTTTTGTAGAAGCCAATCAACTGTACTTGACGGTGTTGCAGTGTCATCTAGAATCGTGTCAATGATATGGCTCcattcctcatcatcatcatcagctttGATTTTCTTCAACTTATCAATGCCTGGTTCTATGTTGCTTTTCTTATCTGATAGAAGAGTTTGCACAAACCTAACAAGTAAGAAAAGCTCATCTCGACTGCACGTAGAGCAAGATGTATCAGGCTTATCACGATACACGAACTCCTTTATTTGACTACAAGAGAGTCCATCTCGAGAAGTAATGCATAAGTTCACTTTCCCAGGGCCACATGGAGGGGCTTCGCAGCGTATGACACCTTCCTTAATGATCTCAAAAGGAACTTCAACGCTCCCAAACATGCAAGACCATGTTGATTCAGATGGATCACAGAGAAATGATCCAATGATTATCACCTGCATTGTCCAATTAATCACCAACCATTTATTCAAAGCATCATTTTCTGTATATCACTTATAAAGAGTAGATTTATCAACTCCCACATAGACCAGAATCtcatctaaatatttaaaaagatgGTGCAAGAGATCACACCTTTGTAGTTTCATTGGCGTAACCCCACTGTGGTGAAACGTCCTGGATAGTAAACTCTTGCTTATGTGAAACTGTCGGTCTCATTTCTTGCTGGAGAGGCATCCTGATAATCCCTTCATCATCCATTATTCTACTGTACTCGGCATTATTCTCTGGAGCTCCTAGCTCAGGATAACGAGCAGGATTTTCGAAAGAACCAAGTTCTTGAGGCAACAACAATGTACCTGAAATTTAAACACAACTATTATAACCGAACAATGTTAAACAGGGCATGAAGCCTAACAGTATTCACCATACCTTGGTCAGCCTCGTTGCTGTAACTCCAGTTAGAATCTTCCTGCATTCCAGGTAGTAATCCTTTCACCGAACTTGGTGTGCTTCCCTGCTTTCAACAAAACAGTAGATAAACTCCTAGATTATAAACTTTTTTACTTACTAATTTGAAAATTAGATAACAGATACAAGATAGTCTTCCTCTTTTGATCCCACATTTCATTTGAATTATACGAGAGAATTACCTCAGAGTTAAGAGCTATAGAAACCTCACATGCCTCCAGCACATCTTTCCAAGATTCAGACGCTTGATCTCCACTCCCTCCATTACCACCTGTAACAAGAATTCTTTTTACTCTTACCTAATAACCTTATCCAATACCATACAGAGAAAAACAAGGAAAGAAAAGCATGACAAGACTACAAGAGCATGCTGAAGTTATACAGTCTACTACTGGGAGGAGCATAGAACGAAACTAAAACCAATGTTTTGTAACTTTGGCGTACCTGAATCATTCTTTACGAGCGTGAGATTGTTAGGATGATAATCGGCTCCAATATACCCTCCGTAACTTCTCTCTAGTCTGTTATTCTCTGGTCTCTGATGTCCAGTTGCTGGTTGAGCAAGGTGATTGATGTCCTCAGCAGAGTCTAAAGATAAGAGACTATCCAAACTTTCGTTTTGACTGTAGAGTGGATCTACATTATATTGGGCTCCAACGTACCCTCCATAACATCTTTCTAGTTTGTTATTCTCTGGTCTCTGATACACAGTCCCTGGTTGAGCAAGAAACTGGAGACCATCTAAACTTTCGTTTTGGGCGTAGAGTGGATCTACAGTACTAACAATGTCATCACCGAGACTCAGTTGTTCCTCAAGCCTCTTTATAGCCTGCCTATTTTCAAACACATAAGAGCTTCCACTGCCCTCCGGGGTCTCAACTCCGTTACTGTTGAAGAAAACTTCAGAGTTGACCTCTGCGATGCCCGGTGAAGTAGATGAATGCTGCTGAAGTAAATCAGTAGAGTCACCCATGTAGTGATTGTAGCTTGCATTCTGAGTCCCAATGGAGCTTGGACTTGAAAAGAGAGTGGAAGCATTCTGTGAGAACTGCAAAACAGTTCCACTACTTTGTCTTCCCTGAAAAGTTAAACCCAACCAATAACGTCTCAGAATGAAACCGAACTTATGGTATAATAAGTACAGCTTATAGGAGAAAGTCACCTCTTTTCCATCACTTATATCCCTGTAATGAACAAGAACAATATGGTCGTACTCCCTAATATAAAGAGCAATAAACTTCATGTGAGAAAAAATTTCACTTTAACACAACAAAGTAAGAAGTATGGAGTATGAGTGCAGCACTCACGGATCTAGCATCCAGTAGATACGTCTCTGGAAAGTAGGATCATGCTCTCCATGGACATAATAACAACTCAAAGCCTCGACGTTACCCACCTGTTCACAACACACACATCAAAGGAGTCATTAACAACCTTAAAGAACATATCTAAAGACTGGAATAATCTTAACCACTAGCAAACTAACATCTAAGAACTTAAAGATAAGTATCCCTAAAACAACCTTAAGGCGTTCGTGAGCTTCAGCGATAGCtctaccatccttctttctcCGCCACTGATGACCATCTTTACGGAAGAACTTAAGAACCCTTCTATTGAAAAGAAGCAAAGACCCACCTGAGACAACAAAGTTGCAAGCCTTTTGTATCAAAAACTAAATTCGTCTCATCTCAAACTAGTAAAGAACGAGTAAAAGTCAAACTTACTGGGAGGGTTTTGAGGTGCCTTATGTGTTAGCTGATAGCGTTCATGATTCTGCAAAATGAAGTGCACCTCAGGGGGTTTCAACCAACGAGTCTGAGCTTCATGGTACAGATTACTAATCTCGTATTctatacaaacaaacaaaaaggttTAGCCTTTAGTCATCGGAAGACAGAAGAAAACGAAAGGTTTAACCTTTAGCCCTTCTGTGTTGAGAAACTCACCAGACTGCATAATGATCTATGGATTGAGGAATCAATCTACTTTGCTCTCGACACAAACATGAGGATCAGTTCGGTCTTCGTTCCTAGGATGTTCGCAAATGATTGATTAAGATAAGGATCGTAAATAAGAGAGAGAGGAGTCGGTAAAGAGTATTTAACGATAAAGAAGATGATTTTTAAGAAAGAAGGGAGTAAGGTGTTAAAAATTGACTATGGACTGACCAAGTTTTTTTCTGGGAACAGCAGAGGACGCTTCCGACAGATAGCCACGAAGATAGATGTTATGTTTATGCGTGATTCTCTGTGGCGATGCCCATGCTATCGAAGCGAGGCTATTGGTCGATAGATAGTTAAACTAATTCCTGTCAAGCTGTCTTCCTCGCAGCTACGGAAGGAAAATTACGGAATCACCCTTAGTCTCGTTTGACTTTAGTTGATGTAGAGAGACTGGAGAGCACGACGACAAATTAATTCAACTTGTCATTGACAATTTTTCGGGGTATAGTTGTcattatttttaagattctttttctcattaatattatatttattcttTGGCCGACGTTACTGAACTATGGATGATACTTGTCCGGTGGACACAGAGCAAATATCCAAAATTGTGGTGCTACTCATAATTAATTTCGATCTAtttagattaataattttataatttgtattttatttagatATCCGTTGTTCATTATGAATATTTGtgtaaaaatttaaatcttTAGTAGGATACtcactttataaaaatataaaagatttttattacgaagaaaacaaacaaagaatATTCTGATAAATTTGACAACACAACCGTTGAAGtctataaaatatatgaaaatgattACTGCATGATGATTTGAAGTTGGGAACTTGGCTTATTTTAATACCCTTAGGACATGTTGATCATATGCAAAGACTCTAATAGTGCCACGGAGATGAAGGTTTTTAAATGTAAAGCCATGCCACTGAGCTGGTAAAATAAGACCGAGTCCGAATCCAATGTATAATGCTGGCGAGGGAGACATTGCGTGAGAGAGGAGAGAACCatatttggtttgaatattggtGTACTTAAAGCCTAAAGGTTTATGCATGCCATGGTTTTTAGGAGTTGAAATTTCTGAAAAAATTAGATTCTAATTCAACACAATTCCTCATCATATTCATAATTTGATAACATTATTTAAACCGGAGCAGGGGGCGTCTTGGATTTCAAAATCTTCTGACTCTCCTCGAAGTATTGGTTCGGATGGTTGATACCAGCATCACACGATGTACCATAAACAGCTTCAAAGGTCATTGTGCATGCAAGCTTTTAGTATTATTGTACATGCATATAAAGAAGACCACGTTAGTGTTTGCtcgtaaaaaaaagatttaaggtttagttaGAGATACAAAGATGAATCACCTGATAATGTTTGTTCCGCACTTGATCCATAACACCTTCCATTCCACGAGAACTCAATCCCATTCTACCAAGTGCTGCTCTCAGGTTATCCTCACTGTCATTTTTAGCACCATAAATCCATGAGATACATTACTCTGATATTCACCTAACACATCTTTACTTCAACGAAAGAGTCTACGTTTCTCTAAGATATACTCCCTATGTTTCCTAATTAAGATATAAATGAAAACTATAGCTAAAGCTCAAAATGTTTGCAGCCGCTAGCAACTGTTTCTATCCAGCAAAACAATAATACATGCAGGGTTGGTAGATACAACAACCTTACATGATAACTATAATGCTTTCCTAGTTCTTTCACAGAAAGAGAGCAGATTTTTACTAAGCAAACTGACCTGAAATGTCGATAAGGACAGCCATGATGATCCCCAGCACCAGGAGCAGATAAGATGATCTTCTGACAAGCATAAGGGGTATAATCCTGTAATTGCAATGTGAAAATTAGGTATCAGAAGCTCATCATTGCAGCTTTCCTTGACATGTAATGAAATTATAATAAGCATCTTACCGTTCTCTTGCCTTCCTTCCCGTAGTTATGGCGAATGGAGTAGGCGTACTCTTTATCGAATCTCTCAGAGCcaacctaaaaataaaaaaaaaaacaaaaaaaaacaaacaagtgTCTATAGCTCAGTAGAACTTAGTTTTAGCCTACAAAAGTCTACCCATCATGTCCTTATTCAAATTTGATAGCACACAAAAACATGTGGAA is a genomic window of Brassica napus cultivar Da-Ae chromosome A2, Da-Ae, whole genome shotgun sequence containing:
- the LOC106391978 gene encoding calmodulin-binding transcription activator 4 is translated as MQSEYEISNLYHEAQTRWLKPPEVHFILQNHERYQLTHKAPQNPPSGSLLLFNRRVLKFFRKDGHQWRRKKDGRAIAEAHERLKVGNVEALSCYYVHGEHDPTFQRRIYWMLDPEYDHIVLVHYRDISDGKEGRQSSGTVLQFSQNASTLFSSPSSIGTQNASYNHYMGDSTDLLQQHSSTSPGIAEVNSEVFFNSNGVETPEGSGSSYVFENRQAIKRLEEQLSLGDDIVSTVDPLYAQNESLDGLQFLAQPGTVYQRPENNKLERCYGGYVGAQYNVDPLYSQNESLDSLLSLDSAEDINHLAQPATGHQRPENNRLERSYGGYIGADYHPNNLTLVKNDSGGNGGSGDQASESWKDVLEACEVSIALNSEGSTPSSVKGLLPGMQEDSNWSYSNEADQGTLLLPQELGSFENPARYPELGAPENNAEYSRIMDDEGIIRMPLQQEMRPTVSHKQEFTIQDVSPQWGYANETTKVIIIGSFLCDPSESTWSCMFGSVEVPFEIIKEGVIRCEAPPCGPGKVNLCITSRDGLSCSQIKEFVYRDKPDTSCSTCSRDELFLLVRFVQTLLSDKKSNIEPGIDKLKKIKADDDDEEWSHIIDTILDDTATPSSTVDWLLQKLLKDKLDAWLSSRSQDEDQTSCSLSKQEQGIIHMVAGLGFEWALHPLLGLGVSVDFRDSNGWSALHWAARYGREKMVAALIASGASAGAVTDPNAQDPAGKTAASIAASNGHKGLAGYLSEVALTNHLSSLTLEETEHSLGSAQMQAEMIVNSISGRSPPGNDDPHSRAALRNVAQAAARIQAAFRAHSFRKRQEREAAMAACYQEYGIYADIEGIAAMSKLAFGNVKNYNSAALSIQKKYRGYKGRKEFLAKRQKVVKIQAYVRGYQVRKHYKVICWAVGILDKVVLRWRRKGVGLKGFRQDVESREESEDEDILKVFRKEKVDGAVNEAFSRVLSMTNSPDARQQYQRVLKRYCQTKAELGKTETLGTDGGDEDDDVLLDIADMRYENLRTLP